In Natrinema amylolyticum, the DNA window TTCCGGAGGTGATAGATCGACTCGTACCGGTCCGCGTACTCCTGGGCCGTGAGATTGGCGAGGTGGTCGAACCCGGCCTCGTCTCTGAGGTCCGTGAGGACGTCCTGGACGTCGTCCGGTCGGATGACGAATCCGGGCGCGTTCAGATGGTCGTCGCGTGCGAGCGCGCGGTCACCGATCAGCGCCGCGAGTTCGTCCTCCGTTACTTCGACCGACGGCCCTCGTTCGAGTCCCGTGCTCATGGCGAATCAGCCCAGTTATAGCGCATGACGAGGTCCTCCTCGTCGATGTCGTCCGCGAGCTTCTGGACGAGTTCGTCCTGTGGCAGGTCGCCGAACTCCTCGAGTTCGTACGGTTTGACCACGACGGGCGTGGACTCGCCGTTGCGGATGCGCTCTTGGAGTTTGGCGATGCCGTAGACCAGCGCTTCCGGTCGCGGCGGGCAGCCGGGGACGTGGATGTCGATAGGAATGATCTCCTCGGCTCCCTTGACGACGTTGTACCCTTCCTGGAAGGGGCCGCCGGAGATCGTACACGAGCCCATGCCGACGACGAATTTAGGCTCGGGCATCTGGTCGTAGACCCGCTTCATGCGGGGACCGAACTTCGAGACGATCGTCCCGGGGACGATCATCACGTCGGCCTGCCGGGGCGAGGCCCGCGGGACCCCGGCTCCGAAGCGGTCCAGATCGTGTTTGATCGCGTACGTGTGCATCATCTCGATGCTGCAACACGCGATCCCGAACTGGAGCATGAACATGGAGTTGCCCCGAACCCAGTTCATGAACTTGTCGAACTTCGTGAGGATGAACGGCGTCGAGCCGAAGGCCTCGCGAAGTTTGGAGTTGAAGCGGTCGTCGGCACCCTCACCGATACGCGAGTCGCGGGTGTCGGTCGACGGTGCGGTGCTGTCGTAGATCTGCTGACGTGGTTGTTCGCTACTCATTGTCTGTCAGTTTCCAGCTGGCGAGGTGTCCGTGCCCACTGTACTGCGCCCGTACGCCACGCCCACGCGAGTCCGACGAGCAGGATGGCGACGAACAACAGCATCGGCCCGAGCGCGCGGACGAGCGGAATATCCGCCGCGAGCGCATCCTGATAGGCGACCGCCCACGGGAACAAGAGGACGGTCTCGATATCGAAGACGACGAACAGCAGCGCAACCATGTAATACTGGATATTAAATCGGATGCGCGTTCCGCCGGTCGGAATCTCGCCGCTCTCGTAAGTGGCGCGTTTGCTCGTTTCGGGCACGGTGGGTCGCAGGAGATACGATACCGCCATCATCCCGAACGGTATCAGTACTCCGACGAGCGCCAGCGCCCCGATGGCGATCCAATCATTCATCTCCGTAACGTTCGAGGCTTCAGACCGCACGCACATAAGGGTTGATTCTTCGTTTTTCGGGGAAACACGGGCCGAGAAGGGACTTCAGCCGACCGAGATCCTCGTGAATAATCGACTCATACTATATATGACTGTACGGAAAGCGAACGGATCGGTAAGAGTTCGCTACTCGAGGCCGAAATCGGCCTACACGAACCACTCAGAACGGTAATTCCCACTTCCCGAACCGGTTCGGGTAGCCAGCAATCGTCGAACTTCCGTGACCGCCGGCGACCGGGGCGCAGTTACCGGTCCCGCTTCCCGAACGCGGGCGTCCCGCCGTCGTGGAGTTCTCGAGAGACGTCCCCGACGCCCTCGCGCAGGGCTTCGTGATAGGCGATCAGTCGATCGCGGACGTCCTCGTGCTGACGGGCGAGGATCTGGGCGGCCGACAGCGCGGCGTTAAACGACTTGCCCGCGTCGACCGCGACCAGCGGCGCGCCGGTCGGCATTCCGATGACGCTGTCGACGGACTTCTCCTGGACCGGAACGCCGATGACCGGCAGCGGGTACGCGATCGACGCGGTCATGTTCGGCAGGTCCGCGGATTTCCCGCCGGCCCCGGCGATGATCACCTCGAGGCCCCGATCCTCGGCGGTCTCGGCGTACGCCGTCATTAGGTCCGGTGTCCGATGGGCCGAGGTGACGTACGTCTCGAACGTGAACCGCTCCGGGGGCGCGCTCTCGTAATCGGTCTGTTCGGCGAAATCGAGCTCGTCCACGAAGGCGTCGTACGCGCCGCGGCGTTTCCCGCCGGTCATCATCGTCTCGAGGTCGGAGTCGCTTCCCATGACGATCCCGACGTCCGGCGTTTCCTCGGTCGGCCGGTCCTGCTCGGCTTCGTCGTGCAGTCGGTCGATCAGGTCGGTAACGCTGTCGCTCATGGGTGGTGGTCGTCGGGGGAGTGACTTGAAACAGTGGTGAACGGGACGAGCGGCCGCGGCGATCGACGGCGAACGGCGCTACGTGCGGAACGTCACGGCGTCCTCGAGGTCGCGCGCGGTCTCGAGCAATTCGTCGACCGATGCGTCCGCGTCGGCCGCCGAGAGCGTCACGTGGCCCATCTTCCGCAGGGGTCGGGCCTGGCGCTTGCCGTACCAGTGGAGGCTCGCGCCGGGGGTCTCGAGGATTTCGTCGATATCCCCCAGCTGTGCGGACTGTTCCGCTTCGACGTCGCCGAGCAGGTTCGTCATCACAGTCGGCGAGCGGAGTTCCGTCGAGCCCAGCGGCCAGCCGAGGACGGCGCGAGCGTGCTGTTCGAACTGGGACGTCTGCGCGCCCTCGATCGTCCAGTGGCCGGAGTTGTGGGGACGCGGTGCGATCTCGTTGAGGAGGATCTCACCGTCGCTCTCTCGCGGGCTTCGCCCGCTCGAGTCGTCCGGGGCACTATCTGCCCCGCTCGTTTCGAATAGCTCGATTCCGTACACGCCGCGACCGTCCATCACCTCGAGGACGTCCCGGGCGACCTCGTGGGCGCGCTCGGTGACGCCCTCGCTCGAGCGCGCCGGAACGATCGTCTCCCGAAGGATCTCCTCCTCGTGGACGTTCTCCCCGATCGGGAAGGTCGCGATCTCGCCGTCCCCCTTGACGGCGATGACCGAGACCTCGCGCTCGAAGTCGACGAACGACTCGACCATCGCGGGACCGGCGACCGACTCGAGGGCGTCCGCGGCGTCGGCTTTCGA includes these proteins:
- a CDS encoding 5-(carboxyamino)imidazole ribonucleotide synthase; translated protein: MTTLRTPGPTIGVVGGGQLGRMLAEAAAPLGVEVVVLDPTPDCPAAPVARDQLVAGFDDEAGIRELAARADVLTFEIELADQDVMDRVSEETGTPVHPKPSTLETIHDKLVQKRDLEDAGVPVPPFREVDDADDVRTAIDDYGAPVMLKARTGGYDGRGNVPVESKADAADALESVAGPAMVESFVDFEREVSVIAVKGDGEIATFPIGENVHEEEILRETIVPARSSEGVTERAHEVARDVLEVMDGRGVYGIELFETSGADSAPDDSSGRSPRESDGEILLNEIAPRPHNSGHWTIEGAQTSQFEQHARAVLGWPLGSTELRSPTVMTNLLGDVEAEQSAQLGDIDEILETPGASLHWYGKRQARPLRKMGHVTLSAADADASVDELLETARDLEDAVTFRT
- a CDS encoding NADH-quinone oxidoreductase subunit A; this encodes MNDWIAIGALALVGVLIPFGMMAVSYLLRPTVPETSKRATYESGEIPTGGTRIRFNIQYYMVALLFVVFDIETVLLFPWAVAYQDALAADIPLVRALGPMLLFVAILLVGLAWAWRTGAVQWARTPRQLETDRQ
- a CDS encoding NADH-quinone oxidoreductase subunit B yields the protein MSSEQPRQQIYDSTAPSTDTRDSRIGEGADDRFNSKLREAFGSTPFILTKFDKFMNWVRGNSMFMLQFGIACCSIEMMHTYAIKHDLDRFGAGVPRASPRQADVMIVPGTIVSKFGPRMKRVYDQMPEPKFVVGMGSCTISGGPFQEGYNVVKGAEEIIPIDIHVPGCPPRPEALVYGIAKLQERIRNGESTPVVVKPYELEEFGDLPQDELVQKLADDIDEEDLVMRYNWADSP
- a CDS encoding AIR carboxylase family protein; translated protein: MSDSVTDLIDRLHDEAEQDRPTEETPDVGIVMGSDSDLETMMTGGKRRGAYDAFVDELDFAEQTDYESAPPERFTFETYVTSAHRTPDLMTAYAETAEDRGLEVIIAGAGGKSADLPNMTASIAYPLPVIGVPVQEKSVDSVIGMPTGAPLVAVDAGKSFNAALSAAQILARQHEDVRDRLIAYHEALREGVGDVSRELHDGGTPAFGKRDR